The Citrus sinensis cultivar Valencia sweet orange chromosome 4, DVS_A1.0, whole genome shotgun sequence DNA segment TTCGACATGGTTTTGTTCCTTACGTACTACAGAATAATTGTGTGGTTTATCTGCAGATATCTATCAACTAATCCAATCCCCATAACAACTTATGGTTTTATGgatattaatttcaatactGAGCCATCTTGCATCAAACACGAGGCTGGTTCTTTTTACTTCTTTGTTCCTCAGGTAGATTTGCATTGTTCTACGTGTCTGTTTATGCAACTCTGTAATGTTTGCCTTCTAACCTTTCTGATCGTCCTCTCACTTTGATAAGggtatattcttattttagcTTGCATAAAGAGGTAAGGCAGTTGTAcattattctaaatttcaaattacttGTTTTGACAGATTGAGCTAAGGGAGCTTGATGATATCTCTATCTTAGCAGCAACACTGGCATGGAGTAATGGTATGGTTTGTACATTTGAGCAGGCTATTCAATCATTTGAATCATCCTTCTGCCAGGTAATTTGTGGTTACTGTATCTGATTATGCTATTctctaataattttgttttttttattatatatatatatatatatatatatatagacacacacacacacacacacaccacaAAGCAATTTGAGTTGAGACTATATTTAAAACCAGTTCAATATTGTCTCTTGGTGATTTTCATAACTAACTTAATGTTGACCTTAGTCTCTTGCCTAGATGATACCAAATGCATTTATATCTTATGAATCATTGCTTGTACTTATGCTTGTAATTTTGAGCTTGTTATTTCTAGATGTTCTTCTAACATTAAGATTGTTCTCTGTGCCATATTTTAGAAATACCGGGCTTTATTGAGTCCTGTAAGCAGATGAGATGCCACAAGCCTTATGCTGTTGGCTACTCAACAATTCTATCTGAAAGCATTGTTCGTACCTCTGCAGAACCTGCTAACTTTTCAGATATCATAATTCTAGTATTCTACAAATCTTGATTCAGACCTTAATTTATCCACAAACAAAATTCAGAattcataatattattcatatttttcactttttgttgttaaagttgcacaaaattattttaattattagtgaGTTAACCTTTTTGTCGTATTTCAGGTCAGTAGTCATTTCTGTTCCTCTACAGAGAGATACAACCCCAGATATGTAAGATCTGCTCTCACAAAGTTCAACATGATGGAGGATAAAACTGTCCAAATGGTACAATTTATTGGTTTACTTTTATAGAATTTAGGTCACTAGTTAACTTGAATAatacttttatcatttttatttatatcccCTGCTCATTCCCTAGAATGGAGGAAACTAACTGGGCTGAGTTCAGTCTCAgatcataaatttcaaaaccacTACAGTGGTACTTGGCTCCCTTCTTGTCTCCTGATGTCCATTTTGATGCCAAGACcttgatttaaaaattctatGAAGGCAGTGTTTTGTGTGGATCCCATCAAAGTAGGTCCTAGGATGGTGATCTAGACAGAATGCATGCCTCAAACGTATTATGTGAAGAAGCCTCATTGCAAGATTCCAATTGGAAAACTTGCACTAAAGACTCTTAAGATTTCTACTGCTTTATCTGATGATGTCCATTCCACACTCTACCTTTGGATTTTCTCTCCATTTTTCCCTTTCTCTGTAagattcttctttttgttttaagttgACCTCCTTCGTTTTGACAATTTCATTACTTTGACCTAGTTGTTCCATGATCTACTGATGCTTTCTGCCAGTGTAGGCCATATGTATCATTGAATGGTTACTGTAATCGgtacttttaatattttggtaTATCAGTTACCTTTTTCTATTTAGTTACTTTCTATGGTGTTGATGTCTGTAAGTACTTCATAATCTGATCATTATCTAACTTTTCTtagaaagataataaatatttttcagattGGCTTCACAAATTCTACATATTTATTTGTCAACTTTATAGCTGTTCTATGACTGACTGATATAACTTTGCAGGTATGCATGAATGCCATCACATTGGGCAGAAGGGATTTTGGTTGTGATTTCATGGAAATGGTATCTTCTTTCTCCTGGTAATTGTTCATCCTTGATTTTACTTTACTGGATTTTCACTAAATGTAATGGAATAACCTAGGCACTGAATATTCTGGTTCTGGTTCAAGGTTAATGCCCTTATTAGATTTTGAGTTTAACCTGTAATCTTATGTGCAAAATTCTCTTGCAGAGAGAGGCTCCATTTTCCTTCCAGTTCTCTTTCAGATTTTCACCAACCCTTGGTGTTGCTAATAACATGGTATGGAACTATGACCTTGTGATATTTGTAATGCAGTTAAAATATCATGAGGTTAAGCTATCAATCTACTGCTGTATGTTGACTATGAATATAAGTTTTGAATTATCATTTAACAATGTAGGTTTCCGAAAAGAGAGGACAGCCCTTGATGATCTACTgtgattttaatgtttgataATCAAAAGTAATCATATTCTTATCAACTTAATGGGCCCAAAACATTTTACTTAAAACCAAATATCCCAATAAGCATTATTTGGACTAATTACCAGCTGATGCTGATATCAAAATCTTATGAAaatgtttgaaagaaaaattttggtgataattgttcaaataattCTAATTACCAGCTGATGCTGATATCAAAATCTTATGAaatgtttgaaagaaaaattttggtgATAATTGTTCAAGCTGTATCTCTTGACACTTTGATGATAATTGTTCAAGCTGTATCtcttttgtcattttgatgataattgTTCAAGCTGTATCtcttttgtcattttgatGGTAATTGTCGGTATCtcttttgtcattttgatGGTAATTGTCGGTATCTCTTTTGTCTAGCAGTTGGATAATGCCATTGGAATGAATTACTCCTTAGGAGATCATGTTAATATCAATGCTGTTTGGGCTTCGCTTTTGATTGAAGAATGTTCTCGTCTTGGTTTGACGGTAGGTTTAAGCATTTAATGTCCTTTGAATTTCTGTTTTGCTAAATGCTTCTGATTATTTCCGTGTTCCAGTATTTTTGTATAGCTCCAGGTTCAAGATCATCTCCTCTTGCTGTTGCTGCTTCCACTCATCCCCTAATAACATGTATTGCTTGCTATGATGAACGCTCACTTGCTTTTCATGCTCTTGGTTATGCAAGAGGATCTCACAGACCTGCTGTGATTATTACTTCATCAGGCACTGCAGTTTCAAATCTTCTTCCGGCTGTGAGTTTCATTGACTGTGTATAAACTTTTAAATCTATAATCACATAATTCCTATGGATGCTTAATCTATGAAATTCTCTCCACATACTCCTCATGCCACCCCCATTTCTTTCAGTTTATGTGCCTAGGTTACattttatgtttgttattttctaCTTATATTCTCTTCATGAATGCTGCCtgcaaaaatcaaattgaggACTGAATAAAAAtcaccatttcttttttttttttttttccttttttggggATTGGAAacagaatttatttttatgtacaTTGTTCTTACAAAGGTCGACCAGATGGCTGCTGGAGTAGCAAAAATATCTTTACCTAGGAAacaatataatagaaaatgtCAGAAACGCCAGCCACTGCAACTATAGCTTCCTAGGAAACCAGACAGCTTTATAAACCTGACCAAGAATGTTGAGAACACTATACTGAAAGGGCAAGTCTTCTGCTCCTTACATGGTCCTCCCTGCTCCGGCAGGGGCAACAGTATCATGAACCTTGAAAACTAGATCAGTCAACATCTGTTCCCTTTTTAGTTGCTTCTCATGTAACAATAGTAGCTGCCCCGTATCATTTTTCGTGTACATATTGGGGACATCAATACATCTTCAATGATCACCTCGACCTTTAGTTATCacactaaaatttttaatagttttatgtttatatttttgttagcCTATATTCAACTTTTCTTCTGGGTAGGATCCATCTTGCAAATTCCAGGTTGTATAATAGAACTTCACAATGTCATACTTTCTGTTTATGCTTTTGAAATGTTCAGTCCATCCTATCTATCATATATGTTTAATGTGGATTACTTATAATACATAGGTTGTGGAAGCCAGTCAGGATTTTGTGCCAGTTCTATTGCTTACGGCAGATCGTCCGCCAGAGCTTCAGGATGCTGGGGCTAACCAAGCAATCAATCAGGTAGACAATGATCTACTTCAATCAGAAGCTACAAAAgtgatgttaatttttttttcaccacGATGGGTCGTCTCCCCAATTACTAACTAAATTTTGCATGTActtttgaatttgtatttgtaaACTTACAGACCAcagtttttaatttgtaattaggTAAATCATTTTGGCTCTTTTGTAAGGTTCTTCTTCAGTCTTCCTGCACCCACTGATCAGATTCCTGCACGAATGATACTTACCACGCTCGACGCTGCTGTGCATTGGGCTACCTCATCGCCTTATGGTCCTGTTCATATCAACTGCCCTTTCAGGGAGCCACTGGATAATAGTCCAAAACACTGGATGTCTAGTTGTTTGAAAGGATTAGATATTTGGACGTCTAGCATTGAACCATTCACTAAATATATTCAAGTGCAACACTCTCACGCATGCAAGAGTTATACTTATGGCCAAATGGCAGAAGTTCTGGAACTAGTTCAAGGTGTTAACAAAGGGCTTCTTCTGGTTGGTGCGGTCCATAATGAGGATGAGATATGGGCAGTTCTTCACTTGGCTAGACACATTCGATGGCCTGTTGTAGCTGACATTTTGTCAGGATTACGATTGAGAAAACTCTTGGCTTCCTTTCTTGAGACTGaacaaaatatcttatttCTTGACCATCTTGATCATGCTCTGCTTTCAGAATCTGTCAAGGACTGGATACAGTTTGATGTAATTATTCAGGTATAACCTCACTTTCAATGCTTTTACTAAATTTGTTGCTTCTGGCGTTGGTGCAAAACAACTTTTGTCACCATTTGAGAAGTCTGGAATGCAGTTGTTGCCATGTGATGGCAGCATTACAGAGatatgtaatattgtaaatcaGTACTGGCGGAAAAGAGTAAAGATCGACAAAATATACAAAGAAGCAGtaaaaataatctttataGCATACAGGAGATATATAgctgggaaaaaaaaaaacccaagttgaactagaaaaattaatgatgtTCTATGGATTTGCCAGGTTATATGGATTAATATGAAGAGGCaacaaataaatgtttatattcaattttCACATATGATGTAAAGCAATGAAGGCTTCTTGTAATTATGGCTTCATACTGTGTTGAGCTAAGTATGTGAATATTGAACTAATTGTAAATACTCTCTCCTGAGCATACCATATGTGGACAATGTTCTAGGACTTTAAACAAACCATATTATCTGTTTGAACCATGCTAAGATAACATAAGAAGGCATGGTACTGTGATGAAAGATGTTATATCATCTAAACTCTGCTGTATATACTAGCTAGATATCAGTAGacgttttctttttgttgattGTGTTTTTCTCAATTATGAACAGATTGGAAGTCGGATTACAAGTAAAAGGATTTCTCAGATGATAGAGGAATGTTTTCCATGCACATACATCTTGGTTGACAATCATCCATGTCGTCATGATCCTTCCCATTCTGTAACTCACAGGATCCAGAGCACAATTGTCCAATTTGTGGATTTTTTGCTTAAAGTTCAAGTTCCACATAGGAGTAGCAAATGGTGCAGCTTTCTACGAGCACTTGATATGATGGTATCTCATCTCATCTTATGAAGCTCTCCTTGTAATTTTTAGGTATTtggagataatttttttttctttttttcacccATCTCCTAATTTCCCAATTTGATTTGTCTCAGTGGTGCACTTGTTGTACATAAATCTAGAAATGTGGTTTGAAATTTATACCTATGCATAGCTAAAGCCAGTTCGATCctgattttaaaagtttatgtGCAACTAGAATGTGCTCCAACATTTCAGTTAgtcatcatttaatttaatcattgcTTTCTGCAGACAGTGTGTGTATTTAATTTGTCAGTGATACATTGATGCTTTTGCAATAAATGTATACATTTATTCTCAAGCTCTGATTTGACACAAATTGTTCTAAACTCTAAATGATGTGCCTCCTTATTACCGTTTTGAGTTAGCTTAGatattaaagttttataattggTGTGGATGATTAAAGCTATTgtttttatgtaaaataaaattcatctgACTTGGAGGGATTGAAATTGCTTTCTTGTTTAGTGATGAGCTGGAGGCTTTCAGATCCCAATATGTTTCTTCCACCTATAGTTGTGCCTCTGTAAGTTTACTTGTGCTTTCTCGCAGGTTGCATCAGAGATATCATTTCAAATTTGCACTGACTACTCCTTGACTGAACCTCATGTGGCACATGAACTTTCCAGAGCATTGACATCTAATTCTGCACTTTTTGTTGGGAACAGCATGGCAATACGAGATGTAGATATGTATGGACGTAATTGGACAACTTGTACTCGTACTGTTGCAGATATAATGCTAAACTCAGAATTTCCTCAGCAATGGATAAGGGTGGCTGGAAATAGGGGAGCTAGTGGTATTGATGGTTTGCTTAGCACAGCTATTGGTTTTGCTGTAGGATGTAATAAACACGTAAGTATCCTATGTGCctatgtttattcaatcaattGTGTTGTTAGTTATCTTTCTCATCCTTTCCATCATCATATCTCAACCTTCCCCCAAAACTGAAAAACATGTCCAAACCTGCATTTGTTCATAGAAACGTATGCAGTTTGGACAAAAGACCTTGGCAAgcctaaaattatattaggaCTTCCTCCTTACCCCTATTTCGCTCTGCTAGTGGGAGAAATTAATTGCAAAAGTTCTTCTATTCGGTGAATATGAACTTCTTGCAGTCATTATTGGTGGGTGTTTATTCCATCTTAAATTTCTAGTttatataaaatgatatacgttttatgattttataatcatGTTTAGGTACTGTGCGTAGTTGGAGATATTTCTTTCCTTCATGATACAAATGGTTTGGCAATATTGAAACAGAGGTATGATTTTTCGCTTTTCAAACTTATGATTGTATGTTCTAGCATTTGGCTGATCTTTGAAGTTAGCATTGTTATAAATAGTTTTGCTTCCTTAGGAGGTTAATAGTCTACCTGACTGACTAGCTAATAAATTTTGGCCTTCTGATGAAACCTAGACTATGCTGCTCTAAGATTTTGAaggtttattttgtttgaagGATGAAGCGGAAACCGATTCTGATGCTTGTGATGAACAATCATGGGGGTGCAATCTTCAGCCTTCTTCCAATTGCAGATAGAACTGAACCAAGAATATTGGATCAGTATTTCTACACCACCCATAACATTTCCATCCAAAATCTATGTTTGGCGCATGGGTAATATTCAGTATATGTTATgtattttttctcaataatCATATAATCATCACACATCTCTTTTATTTGTCTCTTATTTCTCGTGTTTTCTTTTCTGTGTGTGTCTTGTACTTGATCTATTATAAATGGCTCCATATAGTCATCATAAGTTCCAAAATTTGGTATAATTTTGTGTCATGGAAACAAAGGAGCATTTGCAAAAGATTGAGACCTAACAAACGGCATGTTATATTgaagtattttatttaatttttaattttcttaaaatgagAGGAATGAGATAATCCAAAATATACCATATAACTCTCCCCccatcccccccccccccccccccccaaaatttttcttgtttgaaaGTAAGCATATTACTTATCTAATTCTACTAGTTTTATTGATTCTTCTATATGTTATGCTTCCTCTCTGTAGAAAAATCTTTATATGTTGCTGGGTTCATTCATTTCTTtgataaatatcataattttcgATAAATGAATGAAGATCAtgagagaattaataattctGTAAAATTGTAGCGTGGAAAATCAGAGGGAAGTATAACATTGAAAATTCAGCCTTAGCAAaagctttattttaattaaccaGCAGAAATGGATTTCCTTGAGATGCCAAAAGCTGATATTGGCTTAGTATCCATGCGTGAGTGATATTAAGGAGTAAATTGCCACAAAATAGAAGCAGAAAAACAAATGGGTGCCCTTGGAGTTATCAATAGGCCAGTAAAATtgagaaaacaagaaaagttagaatgaaaaatacattcaCCTGCAGGAAGAGAGGTAGCGTTAGTGTTGGATAAAAGAGATCTTTCCATTAGAGGTGTTTTATCAAGTGAAAATGAAACCAATAATTGAAGTAGCTGGTGGATTAGCTTGAAGCTACttcaataaaagaattaaatgcaGGAGAATGTTTGAGACTGTTGAGAGGAGGAAATATTGTGGTTTCAGTGACAAAATGAGCCTACATAAATATTCATGGCAGCAAGGCCTTGTTTCATCTTTCTTGAGTAATTAGGCTGAGACTCTCTTTTCTTCTATATTCAGAAAAAGATTCAACCATGTTTTTCCTAAACATATGGGCCAAGTTTTTCAGGTACCATtcgataaatttttattgcaaGGAAGACCAATTAAGCTGTTGTTTTCGGTTTGTTTTTTGCAGTAACATATTAGCTTCAGAACTGTTTTCAATTTACCTGTAGTTAATTGTAATTCAGAGTACGAATATCCAAAAGTAAAACAGAAGTCCTTGGCATTTCCTTTAAAAACACTGAAGGAAAAAGTACTGAATATGCAGTTTAAATCACGTACAAGTGAAGACAAAAGTAGAACTTGAAGAGGCTTTATCCATGTCCCAGCATCTCGGGACGGATCGTGTCATTGAAGTTGAGAGCTGCATTGATGCCAATGCCACATTCCACAGGTTGTTTGGTTCTACTTCTTTGTGATCTATAACCTGTTTTATGTTTAAGATGTCATTACCTGTGCACTATATTGACAAGTTCATGGTCCTTTTCTCAGTATGTTAAGAAAATTTGCACGCCAATCAGCAGATCATACTTTGAACGTCCTTTCACAGTTTTCTGTTCCAGATACTATTTCATGTAGTCTCTCTATTTGTAAGATCTGTAGAATGGAATATTCTCTGTATAGGTGAGGTCTTCACTgcaaagaatatttttttaaatcttaacgTTGCTAATATTTGGTGTAATTAGAtgtctttcaattttatttgggACAGGATTCAACTTTGCGCACTTCCTACGTCAAGTTATATCGATCATAATCGAAGTAGATTCTGTAGAGAAGGTTTTATTTTATCGTTGTATCTTGAAGATGGGAGTGTCGGGTATGGTGAGGTTAGGTTTCATTGGATTCCTTTTTCGATGGTTTCTCTTATTCAAAGATCACATATGTGCTGAGCCAGTGAAGCGATGATTATTACAAAATACTTCTCATACATATTCctatcttttcattttaacttttGTGTTTATTACAACATATTTCTCATACATATTCCTTGTTGCTTTATTTTTGTACTATTTTCCATATCGGAACATTTATTTGTCCATTGTCACTTGCATTTAAAAGGTTGCACCTCTTGAAATCCACAAGGAAAACCTGCTGGATGCAGAAGAGCAACTTcgctttcttcttcattttatgACAGGAGCTAAAATCAGTTATTTTCTACCTCTGCTGAAGGGCTCATTTTCTTCATGGATATGGAGCACATTAGGAATACCTGTAGGTTCATatatccttttctttctttctttttgtttttaattgttttgagtGGTTAAATTCTTCTTTGCCGTACAGGCATGTGAAATATTTCCGAGTGTCAGATGTGGTTTGGAAATGGCTATCCTCAATGCCATTGCAGTAAAACATGGTTCCAGTTTCTTGAACATTCTCTATCCCCTGACAGAAATAGATGAAGAAATATCTAAACGGTCAACAAGTATAAAGATATGCGCCCTCATTGATTCGAATAAATCTCCTGTGGAGGTTGCTAGCATTGCCACCACTCTTGTGGAAGAAGGGTTCACTGCAATCAAACTCAAAGTATGACAACCTAACAGAATTATAGCGCTAAATTTACTGATGTTCTCTACTTTGTTTCTTACTTTATGCTTCTCTTTTGTctatattattatgattattattattttcatttcattttgctGATTCAATACTTAGTTGACCATTAAAGCTGGGATTTAATGAGTTATTATTTGCAAGAGGTTGCACGCCGGGCAGATCCCATTAAAGATGCAGAAGTTATACAAGAAGTAAGAAAGAAGGTTGGTCACAGGATTGAACTCCGTGTGGATGCCAATCGTAACTGGACCTATCAAGAAGCTCTTGAATTTGGTTTCTTAGTTAAAGATTGTGACTTGCAATATATTGAGGTATAATCCATTGTAACTGGTAAAATTAGTGTTCTAGCCATTCTAAATATACATTTAGTAACCtttcttcataaatttttggtAGTCACATAATTAGTAAAATgtccacattttttttctgatgCACATTTAATTGCTTTTAAGTGAAGCTTCACCTTAAGGAGTTCCAATTTTTCAGGAGCCTGTTCAGAATGAAGAGGATATTATAAAGTACTGTGAAGAAAGCGGCTTGCCTGTAGCGTTGGATGAAACCATTGACAAATTCCAAAAAGATCCTCTTAATATGCTTGAGAAGTATGCTCACCCAGGAATAGTTGCTATTGTAAGTGATGGAAGATCTCCAGTGATTTAACCAGTAGGGCTTGTATCATTTAGTCTTTGATCCTCACTTTGTTGGTACATCCTTATAAATATGTGATTCTTTCTAAGATGCAGGAATCACTTCGTAAACTCTATAAAGAATGTTTTCCTGACAAAATAAGCCCAATCAGATTATCAGTTGAGAAAGTTGTGTTAGAATATGGCCTTTATCCTGTCATGCAAGTATCAATTAAcagataaattcatttttgcaCGAacctttaactttttaatgGTGGTCTCCAGCCATCAATGGTTTCAGACTGCCATATGCTATTCGTTGTTGTAGTCATTGTTGTGATTATCGGCATTATATTGCAATTAGCTTGGAGTTCATAATGGTTATTTGCTGCTGAAACattgcattttcatatttggAATCTACACCATCTACTCATGATTATAGGTAATGTAAAAGTTCTGTCATGATATACCTTTCTCTGCGGTTGTATTTTTAATCTCATTCTTCTGGAGcaaatgtattttaaattGCATATTTTCTGGGCAGTAGATTGACAGTGTTGTGCTGATCTCAAtatttatggtttttattcAGGTGATCAAACCAAGTGTCATTGGTGGATTTGAAAATGCAGGATTAATTGCAAGATGGGCCCAGCGACATGGGAAGATGGCTGTTGTCAGTGCTGCCTTTGAAAGTGGTCTAGGTTTGTCAGCATATATCATATTTTCTAGCTATCTGGAGCTGCAGAATGCATATTTATGCAAAGTGATGAATCGTGAACTGTGCCCCCCTGTAGCCCAAGGTCTTGGAACTTATCAGTGGCTTAAAGAAGACATAACAACTGATCCTATCAGTATTTGTCATAATTCGTGTAGTGGCTTTGTAGAAGCATCTGTTGCTAAAGCTACCCACATCCTGCAGAacttacaaattaataatgacGTTATATGTAAAACTTCCATGGAGGAGCAAGTTTTGAGATACCAATTGAATGTGAATTCAAAGGATTTCTGCAGTTTCATCAAAGTGCAAGAGATTGGACAAAGAATTGATGTAAGCaaagaaatttcatttatttatttattgttctttGGTTACCACGCACCCATCCCATCCTACCTTAAATTAAACTAATCCCCTCCAAGGTTGGTGTGAGGGGGAGAACCCTTGACCTCTTGCTTCCACCGTAAGAGTCCAAAAGAATTGGGCTGTCCCCTTTGGGACTAGCGGAGAATGTTACTAGGTTTGTATTTTTCCCCTTTATTATTTCTACTATAAGAGCATGTTCGCTCATCTTTTAGTGGTGTACCATGATACTTGTATTCTTTTTGCCATGATGAACAGAAATACTCAGTGATGCTAAAATTCTAACTGTCGATACCTTCCTTAAATGTATTGTTCAATTGAttggtttttttaatttaaataatagtgAGGAAATTATATTGGTCGCGTGCTTGCAAAGATTTGCAAACGTGTGCATATTTTACtttcatttgaaattggtTTCAAAAAACACAAACCAAGCACATATTTTTCGCATGATGGGATGATTTGTTTACCTGTGGCATGTTCAATTTTTATGCCATGAAATCTCATATTATTGTTCTATTATGTATTTGACtgtataattttgtttgaaGTTATAGTTGAAAAAGTTCTATGCCATTGTTAAAGATAGCTTCCATTTGCTTTAGCAAGTATCTTTGTAGACTGGTTCAGCAAATTTAATTATGCTCAATCCACTATCCATGTACAGATACAGGATAACATACTTCTGTTTCTCCATGGCTTTCTTGGAACTGGTGAAGAATGGATTCCTATTATGAAGGCCGTCTCAGGATCAGCAAGATGCATCTCAATTGATCTCCCTGGTCATGGGGGATCAAAGATGCAAAATCATGTTGCTAAAGCCACACAGGAAATAACTACTAAAGCCACACAGGAAATAACTACTAAAGCCACACAGGAAATAACTTTGTCAATAGACGTCATTGCGGACGTACTATATAAGCTGATTGAACAGATTACTCCTGGAAAAGTTACTCTAGTTGGGTATTCTATGGGAGCAAGAATTGCCTTGTATATGGCCCTGAGATTCAGTGATAAGGTACATTTCCAATGCTTCAAATCTTAAGTCGCTGTGAGTTTTTGTTGTCTGGCGAAGTAACAACTTATAATGCAGATCAAAGGAACCGTTATAATATCTGGAAGCCCAGGGCTACGAGATAATATAGCAAGAAAAATTCGTAGGGCTGAAGATGATTCTAGAGCGTGCGCCCTTGTCACTCATGGTCTGCAAGTCTTTCTAGATACCTGGTATACTGGGGAGCTCTGGGAAAGGTAGTTGCttagtttttctttgttaaattcTTGAGATTTCTGTGCTTGCACAAGTAATTGCGAGAAAAATCTTCTGCTATTAACAGCTTGAGAAGCCATCCCCATTTTAATCGAATAGTTGCCAGCCGCTTGTTGCATGAAGATGTGCAGAGTCTTTCAAAAGCTCTGTCAGATTTAAGTGTTGGGAGACAGCCGTAAGCATGTTAATATTTcagtatttcttttcattttaccATTCTATGAATATATTCTACTTTTATTAGAGGGATGAAAATCTGATCTGCTTAGGAATTATAGTGTTTGCAGGCTATCTTTGTAAAAGATATTATCCAGTCAAAGAACCAAgtgtataaaatttttgtgtaCCATAAATCTTTGCACATTGTGCTACTTGTCTGAGACAGTCTCAAAGTCTAGAAGTGTTTTCGTTTCATTTGATTCTTCCTCTAAGGTCCTATCAACAATATGAAGGGGATTTTCtcccattaaaaaaattggcatGTTGATTGCCGAAGGACATGACACTTTTTCCCACCCATTACTTAGTccattttccttatttttctgtttctttccGTGATAGGCCATTGTGGGAAGATTTGAAGCTATGCAGCACACCTCTCTTGATTGTTGTCGGAGAGAAAGATAAGAAATTCAAGTCAATTGCTGAAAAAATGTGCTATGAACTTAGCCATGACGAAAAGGGTAGTGATGATCTGAGGAA contains these protein-coding regions:
- the LOC102608540 gene encoding protein PHYLLO, chloroplastic isoform X1 — translated: MDPFTLAVKAHHVHFTNSFSTESSISKHRLTKSLGIPKPSPPLTFLTRISGFRHFNSIDLLRNSGSKVVEGLRFDGPVMDVDEIMDCEEGDLVVETSITRTLPPALTLEHGLESISEAVNKLKTDPPSSSSGVLRFQVAVPPSAKALDWFCRQPESSEVFPVFFLSRDMENPTSKSLYLNQNRGVFGIGAAVYFTHPAWCDSEERTKPKRYLSTNPIPITTYGFMDINFNTEPSCIKHEAGSFYFFVPQIELRELDDISILAATLAWSNGMVCTFEQAIQSFESSFCQVSSHFCSSTERYNPRYVRSALTKFNMMEDKTVQMVCMNAITLGRRDFGCDFMEMREAPFSFQFSFRFSPTLGVANNMQLDNAIGMNYSLGDHVNINAVWASLLIEECSRLGLTYFCIAPGSRSSPLAVAASTHPLITCIACYDERSLAFHALGYARGSHRPAVIITSSGTAVSNLLPAVVEASQDFVPVLLLTADRPPELQDAGANQAINQVNHFGSFVRFFFSLPAPTDQIPARMILTTLDAAVHWATSSPYGPVHINCPFREPLDNSPKHWMSSCLKGLDIWTSSIEPFTKYIQVQHSHACKSYTYGQMAEVLELVQGVNKGLLLVGAVHNEDEIWAVLHLARHIRWPVVADILSGLRLRKLLASFLETEQNILFLDHLDHALLSESVKDWIQFDVIIQIGSRITSKRISQMIEECFPCTYILVDNHPCRHDPSHSVTHRIQSTIVQFVDFLLKVQVPHRSSKWCSFLRALDMMVASEISFQICTDYSLTEPHVAHELSRALTSNSALFVGNSMAIRDVDMYGRNWTTCTRTVADIMLNSEFPQQWIRVAGNRGASGIDGLLSTAIGFAVGCNKHVLCVVGDISFLHDTNGLAILKQRMKRKPILMLVMNNHGGAIFSLLPIADRTEPRILDQYFYTTHNISIQNLCLAHGLNHVQVKTKVELEEALSMSQHLGTDRVIEVESCIDANATFHSMLRKFARQSADHTLNVLSQFSVPDTISCSLSICKICRMEYSLYRIQLCALPTSSYIDHNRSRFCREGFILSLYLEDGSVGYGEVAPLEIHKENLLDAEEQLRFLLHFMTGAKISYFLPLLKGSFSSWIWSTLGIPACEIFPSVRCGLEMAILNAIAVKHGSSFLNILYPLTEIDEEISKRSTSIKICALIDSNKSPVEVASIATTLVEEGFTAIKLKVARRADPIKDAEVIQEVRKKVGHRIELRVDANRNWTYQEALEFGFLVKDCDLQYIEEPVQNEEDIIKYCEESGLPVALDETIDKFQKDPLNMLEKYAHPGIVAIVIKPSVIGGFENAGLIARWAQRHGKMAVVSAAFESGLGLSAYIIFSSYLELQNAYLCKVMNRELCPPVAQGLGTYQWLKEDITTDPISICHNSCSGFVEASVAKATHILQNLQINNDVICKTSMEEQVLRYQLNVNSKDFCSFIKVQEIGQRIDIQDNILLFLHGFLGTGEEWIPIMKAVSGSARCISIDLPGHGGSKMQNHVAKATQEITTKATQEITTKATQEITLSIDVIADVLYKLIEQITPGKVTLVGYSMGARIALYMALRFSDKIKGTVIISGSPGLRDNIARKIRRAEDDSRACALVTHGLQVFLDTWYTGELWESLRSHPHFNRIVASRLLHEDVQSLSKALSDLSVGRQPPLWEDLKLCSTPLLIVVGEKDKKFKSIAEKMCYELSHDEKGSDDLRNQIYEMVEIPNCGHAVHLENPLPVIRAVRQFLTRVNQNSTSNPESNG